From Rhinolophus sinicus isolate RSC01 linkage group LG15, ASM3656204v1, whole genome shotgun sequence, the proteins below share one genomic window:
- the HCRT gene encoding hypocretin neuropeptide precursor isoform X1, translating into MNPPSTKVSWAAMTLLLLLLLLPPALLSPGVAAQPLPDCCRQKTCSCRLYQLLHGAGNHAAGILTLGKRRPGPPGLQGRLQRLLQASGNHAAGILTMGRRAGAESAPRPCSGRRCPSTTPSSVAPGGRSGV; encoded by the exons ATGAACCCTCCTTCCACAAAG GTCTCCTGGGCCGCCATGacgcttctgctgctgctgctgctgctgccgcccgCTCTGCTGTCTCCTGGGGTGGCCGCGCAGCCCCTTCCCGACTGCTGCCGCCAGAAGACGTGCTCCTGCCGACTCTACCAGCTGCTGCACGGCGCTGGCAATCACGCAGCTGGCATCCTTACGCTGGGCAAGCGGCGACCAGGTCCTCCCGGCCTCCAGGGCCGGCTGCAGCGCCTCCTGCAGGCCAGCGGTAACCACGCGGCCGGCATCCTGACCATGGGCCGCCGCGCAGGCGCAGAGTCTGCGCCGCGCCCCTGCTCCGGGCGCCGTTGTCCCTCTACTACTCCGTCATCTGTCGCGCCTGGGGGACGGTCCGGGGTCTGA
- the HCRT gene encoding hypocretin neuropeptide precursor isoform X2 — protein MTLLLLLLLLPPALLSPGVAAQPLPDCCRQKTCSCRLYQLLHGAGNHAAGILTLGKRRPGPPGLQGRLQRLLQASGNHAAGILTMGRRAGAESAPRPCSGRRCPSTTPSSVAPGGRSGV, from the coding sequence ATGacgcttctgctgctgctgctgctgctgccgcccgCTCTGCTGTCTCCTGGGGTGGCCGCGCAGCCCCTTCCCGACTGCTGCCGCCAGAAGACGTGCTCCTGCCGACTCTACCAGCTGCTGCACGGCGCTGGCAATCACGCAGCTGGCATCCTTACGCTGGGCAAGCGGCGACCAGGTCCTCCCGGCCTCCAGGGCCGGCTGCAGCGCCTCCTGCAGGCCAGCGGTAACCACGCGGCCGGCATCCTGACCATGGGCCGCCGCGCAGGCGCAGAGTCTGCGCCGCGCCCCTGCTCCGGGCGCCGTTGTCCCTCTACTACTCCGTCATCTGTCGCGCCTGGGGGACGGTCCGGGGTCTGA
- the GHDC gene encoding GH3 domain-containing protein isoform X2 — translation MLLLLFLLLLLLFLLFLLLPPLAVLQQQQSQGPRLSWLAGLQHRVAWGLLCWAAAWQQWRLEQRTLHVGQSQQQALRWCLKRAQGPRCPLRGSTDMSAFRNHLPLTKASQAQKEESEGQLSTSNQPRGEASVQATLLGLAALTKAYPEVQAPGGRACVTPTSPWPHRLPWPWHALGQVSPPGSKDPDALLLGALTSPGLRALEAGTAAELLDVFSGLEAHGEELAEAIAAGNPGVPLPRRAAELQEALEQGPRGLALRLWPKLQVVVTLDAGGQAEAVAALGALWCQGLDFFSPAYAASGGAMGLNLSPEQPRGLYVLPPDVPLIELLPVKEGPQEEAATTVLLAEAQKGKEYELVLTDHASLTRCCLGDVVRVIGAYNQCPVVRFVGRLGQTLSVRGEDIGEDMFSEALGRAVGQWPGAKLLDHGCVESSILDSSGGSAPHYEVFVALRGLRNLSEEHRDKLPIRAAGP, via the exons atgctgctgctgctgttcctgctgctgctgctgctgttcctgCTGTTCCTGCTGCTGCCGCCACTGGCCGTGCTCCAGCAACAGCAGTCCCAGGGTCCCAGGCTGTCCTGGCTTGCTGGCCTCCAGCACCGTGTGGCCTGGGGGCTTCTGTGCTGGGCAGCTGCCTGGCAGCAGTGGAGACTGGAGCAGAGAACGCTGCATGTGGGCCAGAGCCAGCAGCAGGCCCTGCGGTGGTGTCTGAAGAGAGCCCAGGGTCCCCGCTGTCCCCTCAGGGGGAGCACAG ATATGAGCGCCTTCCGGAATCATCTCCCTCTGACCAAGGCCAGCCAGGCCCAGAAGGAAGAAAGTGAGGGGCAGCTCTCTACCTCAAACCAGCCCCGTGGGGAGGCCTCTGTGCAG GCCACCTTGCTGGGTCTGGCAGCCCTAACCAAGGCCTACCCGGAAGTGCAGGCTCCGGGAGGCAGGGCCTGTGTGACGCCTACGTCCCCCTGGCCCCACCGCCTCccctggccttggcatgccctcGGCCAGGTTAGCCCCCCTGGATCAAAGGACCCCGATGCCCTGCTACTGGGAGCACTGACGTCCCCAGGGCTGCGGGCACTGGAAGCTGGGACAGCAGCTGAACTCCTGGATGTCTTCTCGGGCCTGGAGGCTCATGGCGAAGAGCTGGCTGAGGCAATAGCTGCTGGGAACCCAGGAGTACCTCTCCCCAGACGGGCAGCTGAGCTGCAGGAGGCCCTAGAGCAGGGACCCCGAGGACTGGCCCTTCGGCTCTGGCCAAAGCTGCAGGTGGTGGTGACTCTGGATGCAGGAGGCCAGGCCGAAGCTGTGGCTGCCCTGGGGGCCTTGTGGTGCCAAGGGCTAGACTTCTTCTCTCCAGCTTATGCTGCCTCTGGAG GGGCGATGGGCCTGAACCTGTCGCCAGAGCAGCCCCGTGGGCTGTATGTCCTGCCCCCTGATGTTCCCTTGATTGAGCTGCTCCCAGTCAAGGAAGGACCCCAGGAAGAGGCTGCCACCACCGTCCTGCTGGCTGAGGCCCAGAAGGGCAAGGAGTACGAGCTGGTGCTGACTGACCATGCCAGCCTTACCAG ATGCTGCCTGGGTGACGTGGTACGGGTGATTGGTGCCTACAATCAGTGTCCAGTTGTCAGGTTCGTTGGCAG gcTGGGCCAGACCCTGAGTGTTCGAGGAGAAGATATTGGTGAGGATATGTTCTCCGAGGCCCTGGGCCGGGCGGTGGGGCAGTGGCCAGGGGCCAAGCTGTTGGACCATGGCTGTGTGGAGAGCAGCATTCTGG ATTCCTCTGGGGGCTCTGCTCCCCACTATGAGGTATTTGTGGCACTGAGGGGGCTGAGGAACCTGTCAGAGGAACATCGAGACAAG TTGCCCATCAGAGCTGCTGGGCCGTAG
- the GHDC gene encoding GH3 domain-containing protein isoform X1, with protein sequence MLLLLFLLLLLLFLLFLLLPPLAVLQQQQSQGPRLSWLAGLQHRVAWGLLCWAAAWQQWRLEQRTLHVGQSQQQALRWCLKRAQGPRCPLRGSTDMSAFRNHLPLTKASQAQKEESEGQLSTSNQPRGEASVQATLLGLAALTKAYPEVQAPGGRACVTPTSPWPHRLPWPWHALGQVSPPGSKDPDALLLGALTSPGLRALEAGTAAELLDVFSGLEAHGEELAEAIAAGNPGVPLPRRAAELQEALEQGPRGLALRLWPKLQVVVTLDAGGQAEAVAALGALWCQGLDFFSPAYAASGGAMGLNLSPEQPRGLYVLPPDVPLIELLPVKEGPQEEAATTVLLAEAQKGKEYELVLTDHASLTRCCLGDVVRVIGAYNQCPVVRFVGRLGQTLSVRGEDIGEDMFSEALGRAVGQWPGAKLLDHGCVESSILDSSGGSAPHYEVFVALRGLRNLSEEHRDKLDHCLQEVSPCYKSLRFRGSVGPARVHLVGQGAFGALREALAACASSPFPPEMPRVLRHRNLAQLLQRRVVS encoded by the exons atgctgctgctgctgttcctgctgctgctgctgctgttcctgCTGTTCCTGCTGCTGCCGCCACTGGCCGTGCTCCAGCAACAGCAGTCCCAGGGTCCCAGGCTGTCCTGGCTTGCTGGCCTCCAGCACCGTGTGGCCTGGGGGCTTCTGTGCTGGGCAGCTGCCTGGCAGCAGTGGAGACTGGAGCAGAGAACGCTGCATGTGGGCCAGAGCCAGCAGCAGGCCCTGCGGTGGTGTCTGAAGAGAGCCCAGGGTCCCCGCTGTCCCCTCAGGGGGAGCACAG ATATGAGCGCCTTCCGGAATCATCTCCCTCTGACCAAGGCCAGCCAGGCCCAGAAGGAAGAAAGTGAGGGGCAGCTCTCTACCTCAAACCAGCCCCGTGGGGAGGCCTCTGTGCAG GCCACCTTGCTGGGTCTGGCAGCCCTAACCAAGGCCTACCCGGAAGTGCAGGCTCCGGGAGGCAGGGCCTGTGTGACGCCTACGTCCCCCTGGCCCCACCGCCTCccctggccttggcatgccctcGGCCAGGTTAGCCCCCCTGGATCAAAGGACCCCGATGCCCTGCTACTGGGAGCACTGACGTCCCCAGGGCTGCGGGCACTGGAAGCTGGGACAGCAGCTGAACTCCTGGATGTCTTCTCGGGCCTGGAGGCTCATGGCGAAGAGCTGGCTGAGGCAATAGCTGCTGGGAACCCAGGAGTACCTCTCCCCAGACGGGCAGCTGAGCTGCAGGAGGCCCTAGAGCAGGGACCCCGAGGACTGGCCCTTCGGCTCTGGCCAAAGCTGCAGGTGGTGGTGACTCTGGATGCAGGAGGCCAGGCCGAAGCTGTGGCTGCCCTGGGGGCCTTGTGGTGCCAAGGGCTAGACTTCTTCTCTCCAGCTTATGCTGCCTCTGGAG GGGCGATGGGCCTGAACCTGTCGCCAGAGCAGCCCCGTGGGCTGTATGTCCTGCCCCCTGATGTTCCCTTGATTGAGCTGCTCCCAGTCAAGGAAGGACCCCAGGAAGAGGCTGCCACCACCGTCCTGCTGGCTGAGGCCCAGAAGGGCAAGGAGTACGAGCTGGTGCTGACTGACCATGCCAGCCTTACCAG ATGCTGCCTGGGTGACGTGGTACGGGTGATTGGTGCCTACAATCAGTGTCCAGTTGTCAGGTTCGTTGGCAG gcTGGGCCAGACCCTGAGTGTTCGAGGAGAAGATATTGGTGAGGATATGTTCTCCGAGGCCCTGGGCCGGGCGGTGGGGCAGTGGCCAGGGGCCAAGCTGTTGGACCATGGCTGTGTGGAGAGCAGCATTCTGG ATTCCTCTGGGGGCTCTGCTCCCCACTATGAGGTATTTGTGGCACTGAGGGGGCTGAGGAACCTGTCAGAGGAACATCGAGACAAG CTTGACCACTGCCTTCAGGAAGTGTCTCCCTGCTACAAGTCCCTGAGGTTCCGGGGCAGTGTGGGCCCTGCCAGAGTCCACCTGGTGGGGCAGGGGGCCTTCGGAGCGCTCCGGGAAGCCCTGGCTGCCTGtgcctcctcccccttccctcctgaGATGCCCCGGGTCCTCAGGCACAGGAACCTGGCCCAGCTCCTGCAGAGGAGGGTGGTGTCCTGA
- the STAT5B gene encoding signal transducer and activator of transcription 5B isoform X2: MELVRCIRHILYNEQRLVREANNGTSPPGSLADTMSQKHLQINQTFEELRLVTQDTESELKKLQQTQEYFIIQYQESLRIQAQFAQLAQLNPQERLSRETALQQKQVSLEAWLQREAQTLQQYRVELAEKHQKTLQLLRKQQTIILDDELIQWKRRQQLAGNGGPPEGSLDVLQSWCEKLAEIIWQNRQQIRRAEHLCQQLPIPGPVEEMLAEVNATITDIISALVTSTFIIEKQPPQVLKTQTKFAATVRLLVGGKLNVHMNPPQVKATIISEQQAKSLLKNENTRNDYSGEILNNCCVMEYHQATGTLSAHFRNMSLKRIKRSDRRGAESVTEEKFTILFESQFSVGGNELVFQVKTLSLPVVVIVHGSQDNNATATVLWDNAFAEPGRVPFAVPDKVLWPQLCEALNMKFKAEVQSNRGLTKENLVFLAQKLFNSSSNHLEDYNSMSVSWSQFNRENLPGRNYTFWQWFDGVMEVLKKHLKPHWNDGAILGFVNKQQAHDLLINKPDGTFLLRFSDSEIGGITIAWKFDSQERMFWNLMPFTTRDFSIRSLADRLGDLNYLIYVFPDRPKDEVYSKYYTPVPCEPATAKAVDGYVKPQIKQVVPEFVTSADSAGGSATYMDQAPSPAVCPQAHYNMYPQNPDPVLDTDGDFDLDDTMDVARRVEELLGRPMDTQWIPHAQS, encoded by the exons ATGGAGCTGGTCCGCTGCATCCGGCACATTCTGTATAATGAGCAGAGGCTGGTCCGAGAAGCCAACAAT GGTACCTCTCCACCTGGAAGTCTTGCTGACACCATGTCCCAGAAACACCTTCAGATCAACCAGACATTTGAGGAGCTGCGACTGGTCACGCAGGACACGGAGAGTGAACTGAAGAAGCTTCAGCAGACCCAGGAGTACTTCATCATCCAGTATCAGGAGAGCCTGAGGATCcagg CTCAGTTTGCCCAGCTGGCCCAGCTGAACCCCCAGGAGCGTCTGAGCCGGGAGACGGCCCTCCAGCAGAAGCAGGTGTCCCTGGAGGCCTGGCTGCAGCGCGAGGCCCAGACACTGCAGCAGTACCGCGTG GAGCTGGCCGAGAAGCACCAGAAGACCCTGCAGCTGCTGCGGAAGCAGCAGACCATCATCCTGGATGATGAACTGATCCAATGGAAGCGGAGGCAGCAGCTGGCCGGGAACGGAGGGCCCCCCGAGGGCAGCCTGGACGTGCTGCAGTCCTG GTGTGAGAAGCTGGCCGAGATCATCTGGCAGAACCGGCAGCAGATCCGCAGAGCTGAGCACCTCTGCCAGCAGCTGCCCATCCCCGGCCCGGTGGAAGAGATGCTGGCTGAGGTCAACGCCACCATCACAGACATCATCTCAGCCCTGGTGACCAG CACATTCATCATTGAGAAGCAGCCCCCTCAGGTCCTGAAGACCCAGACCAAGTTTGCGGCCACCGTGCGCCTGCTGGTGGGTGGGAAGCTGAACGTGCACATGAACCCCCCTCAGGTGAAGGCCACCATCATCAGTGAGCAGCAGGCCAAGTCTCTGCTGAAGAACGAGAACACCCGCAA TGATTACAGTGGAGAGATCTTGAACAACTGCTGTGTGATGGAGTACCACCAAGCCACCGGAACCCTCAGTGCCCACTTCAGGAACATG TCCCTGAAACGAATTAAGAGGTCTGACCGTCGTGGAGCAGAGTCGGTGACAGAAGAAAAATTTACAATCCTGTTTGAATCACAGTTCAGTGTTGGTGGAAATGAGCTGGTTTTTCAAGTCAAG ACCCTGTCCCTCCCGGTGGTGGTGATTGTCCACGGCAGCCAGGACAACAATGCGACGGCCACTGTTCTCTGGGACAATGCTTTTGCAGAGCCT GGCAGGGTGCCATTCGCCGTGCCCGACAAAGTGCTGTGGCCGCAGCTGTGTGAGGCGCTCAACATGAAATTCAAGGCCGAGGTGCAGAGCAACCGGGGCCTGACCAAGGAGAACCTGGTGTTCCTGGCACAGAAGCTGttcaacagcagcagcaaccacCTGGAGGACTACAACAGCATGTCCGTGTCCTGGTCCCAGTTCAACAGG GAGAATTTACCAGGACGGAATTATACTTTCTGGCAGTGGTTTGATGGTGTGATGGAAGTGTTAAAGAAACATCTGAAGCCTCATTGGAACGATGG GGCTATTTTGGGTTTCGTGAATAAGCAACAGGCCCACGACCTACTCATTAACAAGCCAGATGGGACCTTCCTGCTGAGATTCAGCGACTCTGAAATTGGTGGGATCACCATTGCTTGGAAATTTGATTCTC AGGAAAGAATGTTTTGGAATCTGATGCCTTTTACCACCAGAGACTTCTCCATCCGGTCCCTGGCTGACCGCTTGGGAGACCTGAATTACCTTATCTACGTGTTCCCTGATCGGCCAAAAGATGAAGTGTACTCAAAATATTACACACCAGTTCCATGCGAGCCTGCCACTG CTAAAGCAGTGGATGGATACGTGAAGCCACAGATCAAGCAAGTGGTCCCTGA GTTTGTGACATCTGCAGACTCTGCTGGGGGCAGTGCCACCTACATGGACCAGGCCCCCTCCCCAGCCGTGTGCCCCCAGGCTCATTATAACATGTACCCACAGAA CCCTGACCCCGTCCTTGACACCGATGGGGACTTTGACCTGGACGACACAATGGACGTGGCTCGCCGTGTGGAGGAACTCTTAGGCCGACCTATGGACACTCAGTGGATCCCTCATGCGCAGTCGTGA
- the STAT5B gene encoding signal transducer and activator of transcription 5B isoform X1 codes for MAVWIQAQQLQGDALHQMQALYGQHFPIEVRHYLSQWIESQAWDSIDLDNPQENIKATQLLEGLVQELQKKAEHQVGEDGFLLKIKLGHYATQLQNTYDRCPMELVRCIRHILYNEQRLVREANNGTSPPGSLADTMSQKHLQINQTFEELRLVTQDTESELKKLQQTQEYFIIQYQESLRIQAQFAQLAQLNPQERLSRETALQQKQVSLEAWLQREAQTLQQYRVELAEKHQKTLQLLRKQQTIILDDELIQWKRRQQLAGNGGPPEGSLDVLQSWCEKLAEIIWQNRQQIRRAEHLCQQLPIPGPVEEMLAEVNATITDIISALVTSTFIIEKQPPQVLKTQTKFAATVRLLVGGKLNVHMNPPQVKATIISEQQAKSLLKNENTRNDYSGEILNNCCVMEYHQATGTLSAHFRNMSLKRIKRSDRRGAESVTEEKFTILFESQFSVGGNELVFQVKTLSLPVVVIVHGSQDNNATATVLWDNAFAEPGRVPFAVPDKVLWPQLCEALNMKFKAEVQSNRGLTKENLVFLAQKLFNSSSNHLEDYNSMSVSWSQFNRENLPGRNYTFWQWFDGVMEVLKKHLKPHWNDGAILGFVNKQQAHDLLINKPDGTFLLRFSDSEIGGITIAWKFDSQERMFWNLMPFTTRDFSIRSLADRLGDLNYLIYVFPDRPKDEVYSKYYTPVPCEPATAKAVDGYVKPQIKQVVPEFVTSADSAGGSATYMDQAPSPAVCPQAHYNMYPQNPDPVLDTDGDFDLDDTMDVARRVEELLGRPMDTQWIPHAQS; via the exons ggACTCAATAGATCTTGATAATCCACAGGAGAACATTAAGGCCACCCAGCTCCTGGAGGGCCTGGTGCAGGAGCTGCAGAAGAAGGCGGAGCACCAAGTGGGGGAAGATGGCTTCTTACTGAAGATCAAGCTGGGGCACTATGCCACGCAGCTCCAG AACACGTATGACCGCTGCCCCATGGAGCTGGTCCGCTGCATCCGGCACATTCTGTATAATGAGCAGAGGCTGGTCCGAGAAGCCAACAAT GGTACCTCTCCACCTGGAAGTCTTGCTGACACCATGTCCCAGAAACACCTTCAGATCAACCAGACATTTGAGGAGCTGCGACTGGTCACGCAGGACACGGAGAGTGAACTGAAGAAGCTTCAGCAGACCCAGGAGTACTTCATCATCCAGTATCAGGAGAGCCTGAGGATCcagg CTCAGTTTGCCCAGCTGGCCCAGCTGAACCCCCAGGAGCGTCTGAGCCGGGAGACGGCCCTCCAGCAGAAGCAGGTGTCCCTGGAGGCCTGGCTGCAGCGCGAGGCCCAGACACTGCAGCAGTACCGCGTG GAGCTGGCCGAGAAGCACCAGAAGACCCTGCAGCTGCTGCGGAAGCAGCAGACCATCATCCTGGATGATGAACTGATCCAATGGAAGCGGAGGCAGCAGCTGGCCGGGAACGGAGGGCCCCCCGAGGGCAGCCTGGACGTGCTGCAGTCCTG GTGTGAGAAGCTGGCCGAGATCATCTGGCAGAACCGGCAGCAGATCCGCAGAGCTGAGCACCTCTGCCAGCAGCTGCCCATCCCCGGCCCGGTGGAAGAGATGCTGGCTGAGGTCAACGCCACCATCACAGACATCATCTCAGCCCTGGTGACCAG CACATTCATCATTGAGAAGCAGCCCCCTCAGGTCCTGAAGACCCAGACCAAGTTTGCGGCCACCGTGCGCCTGCTGGTGGGTGGGAAGCTGAACGTGCACATGAACCCCCCTCAGGTGAAGGCCACCATCATCAGTGAGCAGCAGGCCAAGTCTCTGCTGAAGAACGAGAACACCCGCAA TGATTACAGTGGAGAGATCTTGAACAACTGCTGTGTGATGGAGTACCACCAAGCCACCGGAACCCTCAGTGCCCACTTCAGGAACATG TCCCTGAAACGAATTAAGAGGTCTGACCGTCGTGGAGCAGAGTCGGTGACAGAAGAAAAATTTACAATCCTGTTTGAATCACAGTTCAGTGTTGGTGGAAATGAGCTGGTTTTTCAAGTCAAG ACCCTGTCCCTCCCGGTGGTGGTGATTGTCCACGGCAGCCAGGACAACAATGCGACGGCCACTGTTCTCTGGGACAATGCTTTTGCAGAGCCT GGCAGGGTGCCATTCGCCGTGCCCGACAAAGTGCTGTGGCCGCAGCTGTGTGAGGCGCTCAACATGAAATTCAAGGCCGAGGTGCAGAGCAACCGGGGCCTGACCAAGGAGAACCTGGTGTTCCTGGCACAGAAGCTGttcaacagcagcagcaaccacCTGGAGGACTACAACAGCATGTCCGTGTCCTGGTCCCAGTTCAACAGG GAGAATTTACCAGGACGGAATTATACTTTCTGGCAGTGGTTTGATGGTGTGATGGAAGTGTTAAAGAAACATCTGAAGCCTCATTGGAACGATGG GGCTATTTTGGGTTTCGTGAATAAGCAACAGGCCCACGACCTACTCATTAACAAGCCAGATGGGACCTTCCTGCTGAGATTCAGCGACTCTGAAATTGGTGGGATCACCATTGCTTGGAAATTTGATTCTC AGGAAAGAATGTTTTGGAATCTGATGCCTTTTACCACCAGAGACTTCTCCATCCGGTCCCTGGCTGACCGCTTGGGAGACCTGAATTACCTTATCTACGTGTTCCCTGATCGGCCAAAAGATGAAGTGTACTCAAAATATTACACACCAGTTCCATGCGAGCCTGCCACTG CTAAAGCAGTGGATGGATACGTGAAGCCACAGATCAAGCAAGTGGTCCCTGA GTTTGTGACATCTGCAGACTCTGCTGGGGGCAGTGCCACCTACATGGACCAGGCCCCCTCCCCAGCCGTGTGCCCCCAGGCTCATTATAACATGTACCCACAGAA CCCTGACCCCGTCCTTGACACCGATGGGGACTTTGACCTGGACGACACAATGGACGTGGCTCGCCGTGTGGAGGAACTCTTAGGCCGACCTATGGACACTCAGTGGATCCCTCATGCGCAGTCGTGA